The following DNA comes from Holophagaceae bacterium.
GTGAACCTCATCGCCTCAGAGCTGGACCCCGCCGACCTGTTCCTCTTCTCGGAGAAATGCGTGGGCAACGGCACCGTCGAGGGACTCCAGGACATCGTCTGGATCGATCCTGCAGGATTCGACAAATTCCACACACCCGAGCTGGCGGCCGGGCTGGAAAGGCTGAACGACCAGTTCCGCGCCCGCTCGGGCAAGTACGTGCTCCTCGGCCCCGGCCGCTGGGGCAGCAATGATCCGCACCTGGGGATTCCCATCGCCTGGTCGATGATCTCCTGCGCCCAGGTGATCGTGGAGTACGCCATGGAGAATTTCCAGGCGGATGCCTCCCTCGGATCCCATTTCTTCCACAACGTGACGTCGCTGAACATCGGCTATTTCACGGTGCCCTATCCCCGGGGATCCAGCCTGCTCGACTGGGATTGGCTGAGGCAGCAACCGGAAGTTTTCCGCCAGGGCTGCCTGGTGCACAGCCGCGTGGAAGCCCCCCTCCGCATCGTCATGGACGGACGCCGCAGCGCGTCCGCCATCTTCAAGCAGGCCCCGGCCCTTGTGAAGATGGACGAGGAATAGTTTCAGCCATTGTCGGCGATCCACATCACGCGAGGACTTCCGTCAACTGCTGCACGGCCCAATCGATCTGCTCCTTGGTGATGACCAGGGGCGGGGCCAGGCGGATGGTGTCCACGTGGGTGTCCTTGCAGAGCATTCCGCGGTCCTTCAGCAGGTAGCAGTATTTCCGCGCGCCGCCGGCCTCGGGTTTCAGGTCCACGCCGGCCCATAGGCCGATGCAGCGGATCGCGCTGATCTTGTCCTTGGGGATGGCTTCGAGCTTCGCCTTCAGGTGGGCGCCAAGCTCCGCGGCGCGTTCCACGAGCTTCTCGTCCATCAGCACGTCGAGCGCGGCCCCGGCCACGGCGCAGGCCAGGGGATTGCCGCCGTAGGTGGAGCCATGGATGCCCGGCGTGAAGACATCCATCACCTCATCCGAGGACAGGAAGGCCGACACCGGGTACAGGCCGCCGGAAAGCGCCTTGCCGATGGTGATGCCGTCGGGGCGGATGCCTTCGTGCTCGAAGGCGAACAGCTTGCCGGTGCGGCCCAGGCCTGATTGGATCTCGTCGAGGATCAGCAGAATGTTGTTGGCGGTGCAGAGTTCGCGTAGGCCTTTGAGGTAGCCTTTGGGGGGAATCACGACGCCCGCCTCGCCCTGGATGGGTTCCACGAACACCGCGCAGGTGTTGGGCGTGATGGCGGCCTTCACCGCCTCCAGGCTGCCGTACTCGACGACCGCGAAGCCCGGCGTGAAGGGCCCGAAGCGGCTGGTGCTGTCGGGATCCGTGCTGAAACCCACGATGGTGGTGGTGCGGCCGTGGAAATTCCCCGAGGCCACGATGATCTCGGCCTTGGGGTACTCGATGCCCTTCTTGTCGTAGCCCCACTTGCGCATGGCCTTGAGGGCGGTCTCGACGGCCTCGGCGCCGCTGTTCATGAGCAGGGCCTTGTCAAAACCTGTCAGTTTGCAAAGTTTTTCGAGCAGCGCCGGGAACTGGTCGTTGCGGAAGGCGCGGCTGGTGAGCGCCAGCTTCTGCACCTGGTCGATCATGGCCTTGGCGATGCGCGGGTGGTTGTGGCCCTGGTTCACCGCCGAATAGGCCGCCAGGAAATCCATGTACTTCTTGCCGTCCACGTCTTCGAGAAAGACCCCCTCGCCCCGCGTGCAGACCACGTCCAGGGGGGAATAGTTGTGCGCGCCGTAACGGGTTTCCAGCTCGATCAGTTCGAGCGCTTTCGAGGTCGCGGTGGACATGGCCGCCTCCAAAAAAAAGGGAACAGTGACTGGATCAAAAAGCCCTTTCCGGACCAGAAACGGGCTTGCTTCCATTCTACGGGATCAAGAGCGCTATTGGGCTGTGACAAAGGTCGTTTCCTCCAACCTGTGAGCTTCGGCGTAAAAACCGGGCCGGGACGACCGGCGGGGCGGAACGTCCTCCATTCCATCCCCTGCATCCCTGTTAAAAATAAAACCTGATTATCCCCCAACCTCAGCCAGTCGTTTTTCAAGATCAAAAGTTCATCCACAGATTCCACAGATGACACAGATTTACAAGTGCCGTCGGCCCGGAAGGAGTCATCATCCCCCTTCTGCTCCGCATGGGCCAACCGGTTTTCAGGGCGGCGGCGGACTCGCGCCTTTGGTGCGGAAGCGCCGCCGCCCTGAAAACCCGCCCGACGAAGTCGCGCGGCCCCGGCCAAGCCGGGGCGGCCCATGCTACTTGCCGGGAGCGGGCTTCATTTCTCCACGATCCGCGTTATTCAATCTGTGTAATCGGTGGAATCTGTGGATTCAAAGTCCCTTTCTCGCATTGTCGTCAAACCATTCCAAGCTGAGGTTCGGGGATCGCCAGGAAATCCTAATAAAGAGGGATGAAGGGGATGAAGACAAGCCAACCTCGGTCAACCAAACACTCCAGCTATCCTGGAACGAACCCAATGTCGGAGGCCCTGTGGATCCAGCATCCAATATTCCACCCGCTGAATTCCTCCGCGCCAACGTGCAGGCTGTCTTTGCCCGCCAGCAGGAAGCACGGTGGCGCATCGCTGCGACGGATACGGAAGAGCGCAAGGCCAAGCTGCGCCGGCTGCTCGATGCCCTCATGGAGCGCCGTGGCGAGGCCCAGGCAGCGCTGGCGGCGGACTTCCGCAAGGCGCCGGGGGAGGTGGACCTCACGGAACTGTACCCGGTGATCTGCGAAATCAAGGATGCGCTGCGGAACCTGGGCCGGTGGATGAAGCCCCGGCGGGTGCCGGCTCCACTGGCACTGCTGGGCAGCGCGGGCACGATCCGCCAGGAGCCCAAGGGCGTGGTGCTCATCATCAGCCCCTGGAATTACCCCATCAATCTGACGCTGGGCCCCCTGGTGTCGGCCAT
Coding sequences within:
- the rocD gene encoding ornithine--oxo-acid transaminase — encoded protein: MSTATSKALELIELETRYGAHNYSPLDVVCTRGEGVFLEDVDGKKYMDFLAAYSAVNQGHNHPRIAKAMIDQVQKLALTSRAFRNDQFPALLEKLCKLTGFDKALLMNSGAEAVETALKAMRKWGYDKKGIEYPKAEIIVASGNFHGRTTTIVGFSTDPDSTSRFGPFTPGFAVVEYGSLEAVKAAITPNTCAVFVEPIQGEAGVVIPPKGYLKGLRELCTANNILLILDEIQSGLGRTGKLFAFEHEGIRPDGITIGKALSGGLYPVSAFLSSDEVMDVFTPGIHGSTYGGNPLACAVAGAALDVLMDEKLVERAAELGAHLKAKLEAIPKDKISAIRCIGLWAGVDLKPEAGGARKYCYLLKDRGMLCKDTHVDTIRLAPPLVITKEQIDWAVQQLTEVLA